A section of the Pseudophryne corroboree isolate aPseCor3 chromosome 11, aPseCor3.hap2, whole genome shotgun sequence genome encodes:
- the LOC134969249 gene encoding transmembrane emp24 domain-containing protein 10-like, producing MIWLLLLSPLCLLLHGAGAISFYLPPGSKKCLKEEIHKDVLVTGDYEVAEQQPALITHLRVTDSAGHILYSKEEAKKGKFAFTTDDYEVYEVCFESTGSSDALRSADQLIILNVKHGVEAKNYEDLAKAEKLKPLEVELRRLEDLSDSIVKDFTYMKRREEEMRDTNESTSLRVLYFSMFSMFCLVALATWQVFYLRRFFKAKKLIE from the exons ATGATCTGGCTcctgcttctcagccccctctgcctCCTTCTGCACGGGGCGGGTGCCATCTCCTTCTATCTGCCTCCTGGGAGCAAGAAGTGCCTGAAGGAAGAGATCCATAAAGATGTGCTGGTGACCGGGGACTACGAGGTTGCCGAGCAGCAGCCTGCACTGATCACCCACCTCAGG GTTACGGACTCAGCAGGACATATTCTATATTCCAAAGAGGAGGCAAAGAAGGGGAAATTTGCCTTCACTACAGATGATTATGAAGTGTATGAAGTTTGCTTTGAAAGCACAGGCTCATCTG ATGCTCTGAGATCTGCAGATCAGCTAATTATACTGAATGTGAAACATGGTGTGGAAGCTAAGAATTATGAGGAT CTGGCTAAAGCAGAGAAGCTGAAACCACTGGAGGTGGAGTTGAGGCGCCTTGAGGACCTGTCAGACTCTATTGTCAAAGACTTCACTTACAtgaagagaagagaagaagaaatgAGAGACACAAATG AGTCAACCAGCCTCCGTGTCCTCTACTTCAGTATGTTCTCCATGTTTTGTCTTGTTGCTCTTGCTACCTGGCAAGTCTTTTATCTGCGGAGATTCTTCAAGGCTAAGAAACTCATCGAGTGA